A window of the Scophthalmus maximus strain ysfricsl-2021 chromosome 8, ASM2237912v1, whole genome shotgun sequence genome harbors these coding sequences:
- the LOC118312171 gene encoding CSC1-like protein 2 isoform X1 produces MVFSGGQACGGQDNCSANSGSKDYCYSARIRSTVLQGLPFGGVPTVLALDFMCFLVLLFVFSILRKVAWDYGRLALVTDADRLKKRFNDQEEREYVASAMHSETPDRYERLTSVSSSVDFDQRDNGFCSWLTAIFRIKDEEIREKCGEDAVHYLSFQRHIIGLLVIVGVLSVGIVLPVNFSGDLLVRIISKDAFLSRGVPGPPSKEENNAYSFGRTTIANLKSGTNLLWLHTVFAFMYLLLTVYSMRRHTSKMHYKEDDLVKRTLFINGISKYAEESQIKQHFEQAYENCTVLEARICYNVAKLMSLNAERKKTERSKKFFTDLMAKEHVPTMINPKPCGHLCCCAITGCEEEEAVSYYTKTEAKLKEEYRKEKEKVHTKPLGMAFVTFQNEAMTAIILKDFNACQVQGCRCRQEPGSSQFSDVLHVHNWSVSYAPDPQNVRWEHLSLGGISWWIRCFIINCILFLLLFFLTTPAIIISTMDKFNVTKPVEYLNNPIVTQFFPTLLLWSFSALLPTIVYYSAFFEAHWTRSGENRTTMHKCYTFLIFMVLLLPSLGLSSLDVFFRWLFDRKFLADAKVRFECVFLPDNGAFFVNYVIASAFIGNAMDLLRIPGLLMYMIRLCLARSAADRRNVKRHQAYEFQFGAAYAWMMNVFTVVMAYSITCPIIVPFGLMYMLLKHLVDRYNMYYAYLPSKLDKKIHSGAVTQVVAAPILCLFWLLFFSTVRTGFETPTSMFTLVVLIVTIVVCLSHVCFGHFKYLSAHNYKIDTKEVDVDTVENGRPARPTSSPTTKSQQQQQQMYIAQVLQDPNSDEPGGVSGEEDRGSSQDEEMLNGGNSINEADFQSGEDSLIANEVRQ; encoded by the exons ATGGTGTTCAGTGGCGGCCAGGCGTGTGGCGGTCAGGACAACTGCTCTGCTAACAGTGGGTCCAAGGATTACTGTTACTCTGCTCGCATCCGCAGCACGGTGCTGCAGGGGCTCCCATTCGGAGGCGTGCCCACCGTGCTCGCCCTCGACTTCATGTGCTTCCTG gtgctgctctttgtcttttctattcTGCGGAAAGTTGCGTGGGACTATGGTCGCCTGGCGCTGGTCACCGACGCAGACAG ACTGAAGAAGCGTTTCAACGACCAGGAGGAGCGGGAATA tGTTGCTTCGGCGATGCACTCGGAGACGCCCGACCGCTACGAGCGCCTGACGTCTGTCTCCAGCTCCGTCGACTTCGACCAGAGAGACAAC GGCTTCTGCTCGTGGCTGACGGCCATCTTCAGAATAAA GGATGAAGAGATCAGGGAGAAGTGTGGCGAAGATGCCGTCCACTACCTTTCCTTCCAGCGTCACATCATCGGCCTGCTGGTCATAGTGGGCGTCCTCTCCGTCGGCATTGTGCTGCCCGTCAACTTCTCCGGAGACCTGCTGG TCAGAATTATCAGTAAAGATGCGTTCCTCAGCCGAGGCGTCCCCGGACCTCCGTCTAAAGAAG AAAACAACGCCTACAGCTTTGGACGCACCACGATAGCAAACCTGAAGTCGGG GACGAACCTGCTGTGGCTCCACACTGTGTTTGCCTTCATGTATCTGCTGCTGACCGTCTACAGCATGAGGAGACACACGTCCAAGATGCACTACAAGGAGGACGACCTG GTGAAACGCACTTTATTTATCAACGGCATCTCTAAGTACGCTGAGGAGAGTCAGATCAAACAGCACTTTGA GCAGGCGTATGAGAACTGCACCGTGTTGGAGGCCCGGATCTGCTACAACGTGGCCAAGTTGATGTCACTGAACGCAGAGAG GAAGAAGACAGAGCGCAGTAAGAAGTTCTTCACCGACCTGATGGCGAAGGAACACGTTCCCACCATGATCAACCCCAAACCCTGTGGACACCTCTGCTGCTGCGCCATCACCGGCTGCGAGGAG gaggaggcggtgagCTACTACACCAAGACGGAGGCCAAGCTGAAGGAGGAGtacaggaaggagaaggagaaggtcCACACCAAACCACTGGGCATGGCCTTCGTCACCTTCCAGAATGAGGCCATGACTGCCAT tatCCTGAAGGACTTTAACGCCTGTCAGGTTCAGGGCTGTCGCTGTCGTCAGGAGCCCGGTTCGTCTCAGTTCAGCGACGTGCTTCACGTTCACAACTGGAGTGTTTCGTACGCGCCCGACCCGCAGAACGTCCGCTG GGAGCACCTGTCGCTGGGCGGAATCTCCTGGTGGATCCGCTGTTTCATCATCAActgcatcctcttcctcctactcttcttcctcaccACGCCCGCCATCATCATCTCCACCATGGACAAGTTCAACGTCACCAAGCCTGTCGAGTATCTAAAC AACCCCATCGTCACTCAGTTCTTTCCGACTCTGCTGCTCTGGtctttttctgctctgctgccgACCATTGTCTATTACTCTGCCTTCTTCGAGGCTCATTGGACCAG GTCTGGAGAAAACAGAACCACGATGCACAAGTGTTACACCTTCCTGATCTTCATGGTTCTGCTGCTGCCGTCGCTCGGACTCAGCAG tctgGACGTTTTCTTCCGCTGGCTCTTCGACAGAAAGTTCCTTGCTGATGCCAAAGTCCGATTCGA GTGCGTCTTCCTGCCGGACAACGGTGCGTTCTTTGTCAACTACGTCATCGCGTCGGCGTTCATCGGGAACGCCATGGACCTGCTGAGGATCCCGGGCCTGCTCATGTACATGATCCGACTGTGTCTGGCTCGCTCGGCCGCTGACCGCCGCAACGTCAAGAGG CACCAGGCCTATGAGTTCCAGTTCGGAGCGGCGTACGCCTGGATGATGAACGTCTTCACAGTGGTGATGGCCTACAGCATCACCTGCCCCATCATTGTGCCCTTCG GTCTGATGTACATGCTGCTGAAGCACCTGGTGGACCGGTACAACATGTACTACGCCTACCTGCCCTCCAAACTGGACAAGAAGATCCACTCGGGGGCCGTCACCCAGGTGGTGGCTGCACCGATCCTCTGCCTCTTCtggctgctcttcttctccaccGTACGCACAG GTTTCGAGACGCCGACCTCCATGTTCACTCTGGTGGTGCTGATCGTCACCAtcgttgtctgtctgtcccacGTTTGTTTCGGACACTTCAAGTATCTCAGCGCTCACAACTACAAG ATCGACACCAAGGAGGTCGACGTGGACACTGTGGAGAACGGACGTCCGGCTCGTCCCACGTCCTCGCCCACCACCAAGTCTCAG cagcagcagcagcagatgtacATCGCCCAGGTGCTCCAGGACCCAAACTCGGACGAACCGGGCGGCGTCAGCGGCGAGGAAGACCGTGGGTCGTCCCAGGATGAGGAGATGCTGAACGGAGGGAACAGCATCAACGAGGCGGATTTCCAGTCAGGGGAGGACAGTCTGATCGCCAACGAGGTCCGCCAGTAG
- the LOC118312171 gene encoding CSC1-like protein 2 isoform X3, translated as MVFSGGQACGGQDNCSANSGSKDYCYSARIRSTVLQGLPFGGVPTVLALDFMCFLVLLFVFSILRKVAWDYGRLALVTDADSVASAMHSETPDRYERLTSVSSSVDFDQRDNGFCSWLTAIFRIKDEEIREKCGEDAVHYLSFQRHIIGLLVIVGVLSVGIVLPVNFSGDLLVRIISKDAFLSRGVPGPPSKEENNAYSFGRTTIANLKSGTNLLWLHTVFAFMYLLLTVYSMRRHTSKMHYKEDDLVKRTLFINGISKYAEESQIKQHFEQAYENCTVLEARICYNVAKLMSLNAERKKTERSKKFFTDLMAKEHVPTMINPKPCGHLCCCAITGCEEEEAVSYYTKTEAKLKEEYRKEKEKVHTKPLGMAFVTFQNEAMTAIILKDFNACQVQGCRCRQEPGSSQFSDVLHVHNWSVSYAPDPQNVRWEHLSLGGISWWIRCFIINCILFLLLFFLTTPAIIISTMDKFNVTKPVEYLNNPIVTQFFPTLLLWSFSALLPTIVYYSAFFEAHWTRSGENRTTMHKCYTFLIFMVLLLPSLGLSSLDVFFRWLFDRKFLADAKVRFECVFLPDNGAFFVNYVIASAFIGNAMDLLRIPGLLMYMIRLCLARSAADRRNVKRHQAYEFQFGAAYAWMMNVFTVVMAYSITCPIIVPFGLMYMLLKHLVDRYNMYYAYLPSKLDKKIHSGAVTQVVAAPILCLFWLLFFSTVRTGFETPTSMFTLVVLIVTIVVCLSHVCFGHFKYLSAHNYKIDTKEVDVDTVENGRPARPTSSPTTKSQQQQQQMYIAQVLQDPNSDEPGGVSGEEDRGSSQDEEMLNGGNSINEADFQSGEDSLIANEVRQ; from the exons ATGGTGTTCAGTGGCGGCCAGGCGTGTGGCGGTCAGGACAACTGCTCTGCTAACAGTGGGTCCAAGGATTACTGTTACTCTGCTCGCATCCGCAGCACGGTGCTGCAGGGGCTCCCATTCGGAGGCGTGCCCACCGTGCTCGCCCTCGACTTCATGTGCTTCCTG gtgctgctctttgtcttttctattcTGCGGAAAGTTGCGTGGGACTATGGTCGCCTGGCGCTGGTCACCGACGCAGACAG tGTTGCTTCGGCGATGCACTCGGAGACGCCCGACCGCTACGAGCGCCTGACGTCTGTCTCCAGCTCCGTCGACTTCGACCAGAGAGACAAC GGCTTCTGCTCGTGGCTGACGGCCATCTTCAGAATAAA GGATGAAGAGATCAGGGAGAAGTGTGGCGAAGATGCCGTCCACTACCTTTCCTTCCAGCGTCACATCATCGGCCTGCTGGTCATAGTGGGCGTCCTCTCCGTCGGCATTGTGCTGCCCGTCAACTTCTCCGGAGACCTGCTGG TCAGAATTATCAGTAAAGATGCGTTCCTCAGCCGAGGCGTCCCCGGACCTCCGTCTAAAGAAG AAAACAACGCCTACAGCTTTGGACGCACCACGATAGCAAACCTGAAGTCGGG GACGAACCTGCTGTGGCTCCACACTGTGTTTGCCTTCATGTATCTGCTGCTGACCGTCTACAGCATGAGGAGACACACGTCCAAGATGCACTACAAGGAGGACGACCTG GTGAAACGCACTTTATTTATCAACGGCATCTCTAAGTACGCTGAGGAGAGTCAGATCAAACAGCACTTTGA GCAGGCGTATGAGAACTGCACCGTGTTGGAGGCCCGGATCTGCTACAACGTGGCCAAGTTGATGTCACTGAACGCAGAGAG GAAGAAGACAGAGCGCAGTAAGAAGTTCTTCACCGACCTGATGGCGAAGGAACACGTTCCCACCATGATCAACCCCAAACCCTGTGGACACCTCTGCTGCTGCGCCATCACCGGCTGCGAGGAG gaggaggcggtgagCTACTACACCAAGACGGAGGCCAAGCTGAAGGAGGAGtacaggaaggagaaggagaaggtcCACACCAAACCACTGGGCATGGCCTTCGTCACCTTCCAGAATGAGGCCATGACTGCCAT tatCCTGAAGGACTTTAACGCCTGTCAGGTTCAGGGCTGTCGCTGTCGTCAGGAGCCCGGTTCGTCTCAGTTCAGCGACGTGCTTCACGTTCACAACTGGAGTGTTTCGTACGCGCCCGACCCGCAGAACGTCCGCTG GGAGCACCTGTCGCTGGGCGGAATCTCCTGGTGGATCCGCTGTTTCATCATCAActgcatcctcttcctcctactcttcttcctcaccACGCCCGCCATCATCATCTCCACCATGGACAAGTTCAACGTCACCAAGCCTGTCGAGTATCTAAAC AACCCCATCGTCACTCAGTTCTTTCCGACTCTGCTGCTCTGGtctttttctgctctgctgccgACCATTGTCTATTACTCTGCCTTCTTCGAGGCTCATTGGACCAG GTCTGGAGAAAACAGAACCACGATGCACAAGTGTTACACCTTCCTGATCTTCATGGTTCTGCTGCTGCCGTCGCTCGGACTCAGCAG tctgGACGTTTTCTTCCGCTGGCTCTTCGACAGAAAGTTCCTTGCTGATGCCAAAGTCCGATTCGA GTGCGTCTTCCTGCCGGACAACGGTGCGTTCTTTGTCAACTACGTCATCGCGTCGGCGTTCATCGGGAACGCCATGGACCTGCTGAGGATCCCGGGCCTGCTCATGTACATGATCCGACTGTGTCTGGCTCGCTCGGCCGCTGACCGCCGCAACGTCAAGAGG CACCAGGCCTATGAGTTCCAGTTCGGAGCGGCGTACGCCTGGATGATGAACGTCTTCACAGTGGTGATGGCCTACAGCATCACCTGCCCCATCATTGTGCCCTTCG GTCTGATGTACATGCTGCTGAAGCACCTGGTGGACCGGTACAACATGTACTACGCCTACCTGCCCTCCAAACTGGACAAGAAGATCCACTCGGGGGCCGTCACCCAGGTGGTGGCTGCACCGATCCTCTGCCTCTTCtggctgctcttcttctccaccGTACGCACAG GTTTCGAGACGCCGACCTCCATGTTCACTCTGGTGGTGCTGATCGTCACCAtcgttgtctgtctgtcccacGTTTGTTTCGGACACTTCAAGTATCTCAGCGCTCACAACTACAAG ATCGACACCAAGGAGGTCGACGTGGACACTGTGGAGAACGGACGTCCGGCTCGTCCCACGTCCTCGCCCACCACCAAGTCTCAG cagcagcagcagcagatgtacATCGCCCAGGTGCTCCAGGACCCAAACTCGGACGAACCGGGCGGCGTCAGCGGCGAGGAAGACCGTGGGTCGTCCCAGGATGAGGAGATGCTGAACGGAGGGAACAGCATCAACGAGGCGGATTTCCAGTCAGGGGAGGACAGTCTGATCGCCAACGAGGTCCGCCAGTAG
- the LOC118312171 gene encoding CSC1-like protein 2 isoform X4: MVFSGGQACGGQDNCSANSGSKDYCYSARIRSTVLQGLPFGGVPTVLALDFMCFLVLLFVFSILRKVAWDYGRLALVTDADRLKKRFNDQEEREYVASAMHSETPDRYERLTSVSSSVDFDQRDNGFCSWLTAIFRIKDEEIREKCGEDAVHYLSFQRHIIGLLVIVGVLSVGIVLPVNFSGDLLENNAYSFGRTTIANLKSGTNLLWLHTVFAFMYLLLTVYSMRRHTSKMHYKEDDLVKRTLFINGISKYAEESQIKQHFEQAYENCTVLEARICYNVAKLMSLNAERKKTERSKKFFTDLMAKEHVPTMINPKPCGHLCCCAITGCEEEEAVSYYTKTEAKLKEEYRKEKEKVHTKPLGMAFVTFQNEAMTAIILKDFNACQVQGCRCRQEPGSSQFSDVLHVHNWSVSYAPDPQNVRWEHLSLGGISWWIRCFIINCILFLLLFFLTTPAIIISTMDKFNVTKPVEYLNNPIVTQFFPTLLLWSFSALLPTIVYYSAFFEAHWTRSGENRTTMHKCYTFLIFMVLLLPSLGLSSLDVFFRWLFDRKFLADAKVRFECVFLPDNGAFFVNYVIASAFIGNAMDLLRIPGLLMYMIRLCLARSAADRRNVKRHQAYEFQFGAAYAWMMNVFTVVMAYSITCPIIVPFGLMYMLLKHLVDRYNMYYAYLPSKLDKKIHSGAVTQVVAAPILCLFWLLFFSTVRTGFETPTSMFTLVVLIVTIVVCLSHVCFGHFKYLSAHNYKIDTKEVDVDTVENGRPARPTSSPTTKSQQQQQQMYIAQVLQDPNSDEPGGVSGEEDRGSSQDEEMLNGGNSINEADFQSGEDSLIANEVRQ; this comes from the exons ATGGTGTTCAGTGGCGGCCAGGCGTGTGGCGGTCAGGACAACTGCTCTGCTAACAGTGGGTCCAAGGATTACTGTTACTCTGCTCGCATCCGCAGCACGGTGCTGCAGGGGCTCCCATTCGGAGGCGTGCCCACCGTGCTCGCCCTCGACTTCATGTGCTTCCTG gtgctgctctttgtcttttctattcTGCGGAAAGTTGCGTGGGACTATGGTCGCCTGGCGCTGGTCACCGACGCAGACAG ACTGAAGAAGCGTTTCAACGACCAGGAGGAGCGGGAATA tGTTGCTTCGGCGATGCACTCGGAGACGCCCGACCGCTACGAGCGCCTGACGTCTGTCTCCAGCTCCGTCGACTTCGACCAGAGAGACAAC GGCTTCTGCTCGTGGCTGACGGCCATCTTCAGAATAAA GGATGAAGAGATCAGGGAGAAGTGTGGCGAAGATGCCGTCCACTACCTTTCCTTCCAGCGTCACATCATCGGCCTGCTGGTCATAGTGGGCGTCCTCTCCGTCGGCATTGTGCTGCCCGTCAACTTCTCCGGAGACCTGCTGG AAAACAACGCCTACAGCTTTGGACGCACCACGATAGCAAACCTGAAGTCGGG GACGAACCTGCTGTGGCTCCACACTGTGTTTGCCTTCATGTATCTGCTGCTGACCGTCTACAGCATGAGGAGACACACGTCCAAGATGCACTACAAGGAGGACGACCTG GTGAAACGCACTTTATTTATCAACGGCATCTCTAAGTACGCTGAGGAGAGTCAGATCAAACAGCACTTTGA GCAGGCGTATGAGAACTGCACCGTGTTGGAGGCCCGGATCTGCTACAACGTGGCCAAGTTGATGTCACTGAACGCAGAGAG GAAGAAGACAGAGCGCAGTAAGAAGTTCTTCACCGACCTGATGGCGAAGGAACACGTTCCCACCATGATCAACCCCAAACCCTGTGGACACCTCTGCTGCTGCGCCATCACCGGCTGCGAGGAG gaggaggcggtgagCTACTACACCAAGACGGAGGCCAAGCTGAAGGAGGAGtacaggaaggagaaggagaaggtcCACACCAAACCACTGGGCATGGCCTTCGTCACCTTCCAGAATGAGGCCATGACTGCCAT tatCCTGAAGGACTTTAACGCCTGTCAGGTTCAGGGCTGTCGCTGTCGTCAGGAGCCCGGTTCGTCTCAGTTCAGCGACGTGCTTCACGTTCACAACTGGAGTGTTTCGTACGCGCCCGACCCGCAGAACGTCCGCTG GGAGCACCTGTCGCTGGGCGGAATCTCCTGGTGGATCCGCTGTTTCATCATCAActgcatcctcttcctcctactcttcttcctcaccACGCCCGCCATCATCATCTCCACCATGGACAAGTTCAACGTCACCAAGCCTGTCGAGTATCTAAAC AACCCCATCGTCACTCAGTTCTTTCCGACTCTGCTGCTCTGGtctttttctgctctgctgccgACCATTGTCTATTACTCTGCCTTCTTCGAGGCTCATTGGACCAG GTCTGGAGAAAACAGAACCACGATGCACAAGTGTTACACCTTCCTGATCTTCATGGTTCTGCTGCTGCCGTCGCTCGGACTCAGCAG tctgGACGTTTTCTTCCGCTGGCTCTTCGACAGAAAGTTCCTTGCTGATGCCAAAGTCCGATTCGA GTGCGTCTTCCTGCCGGACAACGGTGCGTTCTTTGTCAACTACGTCATCGCGTCGGCGTTCATCGGGAACGCCATGGACCTGCTGAGGATCCCGGGCCTGCTCATGTACATGATCCGACTGTGTCTGGCTCGCTCGGCCGCTGACCGCCGCAACGTCAAGAGG CACCAGGCCTATGAGTTCCAGTTCGGAGCGGCGTACGCCTGGATGATGAACGTCTTCACAGTGGTGATGGCCTACAGCATCACCTGCCCCATCATTGTGCCCTTCG GTCTGATGTACATGCTGCTGAAGCACCTGGTGGACCGGTACAACATGTACTACGCCTACCTGCCCTCCAAACTGGACAAGAAGATCCACTCGGGGGCCGTCACCCAGGTGGTGGCTGCACCGATCCTCTGCCTCTTCtggctgctcttcttctccaccGTACGCACAG GTTTCGAGACGCCGACCTCCATGTTCACTCTGGTGGTGCTGATCGTCACCAtcgttgtctgtctgtcccacGTTTGTTTCGGACACTTCAAGTATCTCAGCGCTCACAACTACAAG ATCGACACCAAGGAGGTCGACGTGGACACTGTGGAGAACGGACGTCCGGCTCGTCCCACGTCCTCGCCCACCACCAAGTCTCAG cagcagcagcagcagatgtacATCGCCCAGGTGCTCCAGGACCCAAACTCGGACGAACCGGGCGGCGTCAGCGGCGAGGAAGACCGTGGGTCGTCCCAGGATGAGGAGATGCTGAACGGAGGGAACAGCATCAACGAGGCGGATTTCCAGTCAGGGGAGGACAGTCTGATCGCCAACGAGGTCCGCCAGTAG
- the LOC118312171 gene encoding CSC1-like protein 2 isoform X2, with product MVFSGGQACGGQDNCSANSGSKDYCYSARIRSTVLQGLPFGGVPTVLALDFMCFLVLLFVFSILRKVAWDYGRLALVTDADRLKKRFNDQEEREYVASAMHSETPDRYERLTSVSSSVDFDQRDNGFCSWLTAIFRIKDEEIREKCGEDAVHYLSFQRHIIGLLVIVGVLSVGIVLPVNFSGDLLVRIISKDAFLSRGVPGPPSKEENNAYSFGRTTIANLKSGTNLLWLHTVFAFMYLLLTVYSMRRHTSKMHYKEDDLVKRTLFINGISKYAEESQIKQHFEQAYENCTVLEARICYNVAKLMSLNAERKKTERSKKFFTDLMAKEHVPTMINPKPCGHLCCCAITGCEEEEAVSYYTKTEAKLKEEYRKEKEKVHTKPLGMAFVTFQNEAMTAIILKDFNACQVQGCRCRQEPGSSQFSDVLHVHNWSVSYAPDPQNVRWEHLSLGGISWWIRCFIINCILFLLLFFLTTPAIIISTMDKFNVTKPVEYLNNPIVTQFFPTLLLWSFSALLPTIVYYSAFFEAHWTRSGENRTTMHKCYTFLIFMVLLLPSLGLSSLDVFFRWLFDRKFLADAKVRFECVFLPDNGAFFVNYVIASAFIGNAMDLLRIPGLLMYMIRLCLARSAADRRNVKRHQAYEFQFGAAYAWMMNVFTVVMAYSITCPIIVPFGLMYMLLKHLVDRYNMYYAYLPSKLDKKIHSGAVTQVVAAPILCLFWLLFFSTVRTGFETPTSMFTLVVLIVTIVVCLSHVCFGHFKYLSAHNYKIDTKEVDVDTVENGRPARPTSSPTTKSQQQQQMYIAQVLQDPNSDEPGGVSGEEDRGSSQDEEMLNGGNSINEADFQSGEDSLIANEVRQ from the exons ATGGTGTTCAGTGGCGGCCAGGCGTGTGGCGGTCAGGACAACTGCTCTGCTAACAGTGGGTCCAAGGATTACTGTTACTCTGCTCGCATCCGCAGCACGGTGCTGCAGGGGCTCCCATTCGGAGGCGTGCCCACCGTGCTCGCCCTCGACTTCATGTGCTTCCTG gtgctgctctttgtcttttctattcTGCGGAAAGTTGCGTGGGACTATGGTCGCCTGGCGCTGGTCACCGACGCAGACAG ACTGAAGAAGCGTTTCAACGACCAGGAGGAGCGGGAATA tGTTGCTTCGGCGATGCACTCGGAGACGCCCGACCGCTACGAGCGCCTGACGTCTGTCTCCAGCTCCGTCGACTTCGACCAGAGAGACAAC GGCTTCTGCTCGTGGCTGACGGCCATCTTCAGAATAAA GGATGAAGAGATCAGGGAGAAGTGTGGCGAAGATGCCGTCCACTACCTTTCCTTCCAGCGTCACATCATCGGCCTGCTGGTCATAGTGGGCGTCCTCTCCGTCGGCATTGTGCTGCCCGTCAACTTCTCCGGAGACCTGCTGG TCAGAATTATCAGTAAAGATGCGTTCCTCAGCCGAGGCGTCCCCGGACCTCCGTCTAAAGAAG AAAACAACGCCTACAGCTTTGGACGCACCACGATAGCAAACCTGAAGTCGGG GACGAACCTGCTGTGGCTCCACACTGTGTTTGCCTTCATGTATCTGCTGCTGACCGTCTACAGCATGAGGAGACACACGTCCAAGATGCACTACAAGGAGGACGACCTG GTGAAACGCACTTTATTTATCAACGGCATCTCTAAGTACGCTGAGGAGAGTCAGATCAAACAGCACTTTGA GCAGGCGTATGAGAACTGCACCGTGTTGGAGGCCCGGATCTGCTACAACGTGGCCAAGTTGATGTCACTGAACGCAGAGAG GAAGAAGACAGAGCGCAGTAAGAAGTTCTTCACCGACCTGATGGCGAAGGAACACGTTCCCACCATGATCAACCCCAAACCCTGTGGACACCTCTGCTGCTGCGCCATCACCGGCTGCGAGGAG gaggaggcggtgagCTACTACACCAAGACGGAGGCCAAGCTGAAGGAGGAGtacaggaaggagaaggagaaggtcCACACCAAACCACTGGGCATGGCCTTCGTCACCTTCCAGAATGAGGCCATGACTGCCAT tatCCTGAAGGACTTTAACGCCTGTCAGGTTCAGGGCTGTCGCTGTCGTCAGGAGCCCGGTTCGTCTCAGTTCAGCGACGTGCTTCACGTTCACAACTGGAGTGTTTCGTACGCGCCCGACCCGCAGAACGTCCGCTG GGAGCACCTGTCGCTGGGCGGAATCTCCTGGTGGATCCGCTGTTTCATCATCAActgcatcctcttcctcctactcttcttcctcaccACGCCCGCCATCATCATCTCCACCATGGACAAGTTCAACGTCACCAAGCCTGTCGAGTATCTAAAC AACCCCATCGTCACTCAGTTCTTTCCGACTCTGCTGCTCTGGtctttttctgctctgctgccgACCATTGTCTATTACTCTGCCTTCTTCGAGGCTCATTGGACCAG GTCTGGAGAAAACAGAACCACGATGCACAAGTGTTACACCTTCCTGATCTTCATGGTTCTGCTGCTGCCGTCGCTCGGACTCAGCAG tctgGACGTTTTCTTCCGCTGGCTCTTCGACAGAAAGTTCCTTGCTGATGCCAAAGTCCGATTCGA GTGCGTCTTCCTGCCGGACAACGGTGCGTTCTTTGTCAACTACGTCATCGCGTCGGCGTTCATCGGGAACGCCATGGACCTGCTGAGGATCCCGGGCCTGCTCATGTACATGATCCGACTGTGTCTGGCTCGCTCGGCCGCTGACCGCCGCAACGTCAAGAGG CACCAGGCCTATGAGTTCCAGTTCGGAGCGGCGTACGCCTGGATGATGAACGTCTTCACAGTGGTGATGGCCTACAGCATCACCTGCCCCATCATTGTGCCCTTCG GTCTGATGTACATGCTGCTGAAGCACCTGGTGGACCGGTACAACATGTACTACGCCTACCTGCCCTCCAAACTGGACAAGAAGATCCACTCGGGGGCCGTCACCCAGGTGGTGGCTGCACCGATCCTCTGCCTCTTCtggctgctcttcttctccaccGTACGCACAG GTTTCGAGACGCCGACCTCCATGTTCACTCTGGTGGTGCTGATCGTCACCAtcgttgtctgtctgtcccacGTTTGTTTCGGACACTTCAAGTATCTCAGCGCTCACAACTACAAG ATCGACACCAAGGAGGTCGACGTGGACACTGTGGAGAACGGACGTCCGGCTCGTCCCACGTCCTCGCCCACCACCAAGTCTCAG cagcagcagcagatgtacATCGCCCAGGTGCTCCAGGACCCAAACTCGGACGAACCGGGCGGCGTCAGCGGCGAGGAAGACCGTGGGTCGTCCCAGGATGAGGAGATGCTGAACGGAGGGAACAGCATCAACGAGGCGGATTTCCAGTCAGGGGAGGACAGTCTGATCGCCAACGAGGTCCGCCAGTAG